One Pseudorhodoplanes sinuspersici DNA segment encodes these proteins:
- a CDS encoding polysaccharide deacetylase family protein codes for MSDHQQDLIPSRDLVGYGEHLPDPKWPGSAVIAVNFNLNYEGGGEATLANGDAVSEGMLNDIGVDTRHGVRDPLVESVFEYGSRRGVWRILDIFSKYDVPLSVLAVARAVEQNPDIAQAFIKRGHEIVSHGYRWIDYCQVPAEVEREHIKRTVEILTRLAGERPLGWMTGRPGPNTRRLIIEEGGFLYDRDSLSDELPYWVEGPKGPHLVIPYSYETNDNRFNGNAGFATADQFFHYIRDAFDLLVEEGRAGSPKLLSIGLHDRLIGRPARAMGLIKLLEHMRSIEGVWFCRGIDIAHHWRKHFPPKSAI; via the coding sequence ATGTCCGATCATCAGCAAGACCTCATCCCCAGCCGCGATCTTGTCGGTTATGGCGAGCATCTACCCGATCCGAAATGGCCGGGCAGCGCCGTCATCGCGGTCAATTTCAATCTGAACTACGAAGGCGGCGGGGAAGCGACGCTCGCGAATGGCGATGCCGTTTCCGAAGGCATGCTAAACGATATCGGCGTCGATACCCGACATGGTGTCCGCGATCCGCTGGTGGAGTCTGTGTTCGAATATGGAAGCCGCCGCGGCGTCTGGCGCATTCTCGATATCTTCTCGAAATACGATGTGCCGCTGAGCGTCTTGGCCGTGGCGCGCGCCGTTGAACAGAACCCGGATATCGCGCAGGCCTTTATCAAGCGCGGGCACGAAATCGTCAGCCACGGCTATCGCTGGATCGACTATTGCCAGGTGCCCGCAGAAGTCGAGCGCGAACATATCAAACGCACCGTGGAGATCCTGACGCGACTTGCCGGAGAACGTCCGCTCGGATGGATGACGGGACGCCCCGGCCCCAATACGCGCCGTCTCATCATTGAGGAAGGCGGTTTCCTCTATGACAGGGACTCCTTGTCGGATGAATTGCCTTACTGGGTGGAAGGTCCCAAAGGCCCGCATCTTGTGATCCCCTATTCCTATGAGACCAACGACAATCGCTTCAACGGCAATGCGGGCTTCGCCACCGCCGATCAGTTCTTCCACTATATTCGCGATGCCTTCGATCTTCTGGTCGAGGAAGGTCGCGCTGGTTCACCGAAGCTGCTGTCGATTGGATTGCACGACCGTCTGATCGGACGCCCTGCCCGGGCCATGGGCCTCATCAAACTTCTGGAGCACATGCGAAGCATCGAAGGTGTGTGGTTCTGCAGAGGAATCGACATCGCCCATCATTGGCGCAAACATTTCCCACCAAAGAGCGCAATATGA